The following are from one region of the Natronocella acetinitrilica genome:
- the mltB gene encoding lytic murein transglycosylase B, producing the protein MRHHFVAGGLAAMLLALSAGTQAVPLDTGSSEIRNFIDEASERHGLDPAMVESLLEEARHKQDIIDAISRPAEAMPWRRYRPIFLGEDRIREGAAWWVEHEALISRAAEEYGVDEAIIVAIIGVETRYGMHRGRHRVLDALVTLAFGYPPRADFFRRELEQFMLLVDEEAIDPLEVRGSYAGAMGIPQFISSSYRHYAVDGDGDGRRDLVGNVADAVASVGNYFKAHRWRQGEAVVFPAEVAEPARADALANQGRQPYTTVGELRAAGIEPMGDVADDAAATLMALEGEAGTEYWIGLHNFYVITRYNHSPLYALAVYQLAQAIREEKQ; encoded by the coding sequence TGAGGCATCACTTCGTGGCCGGAGGGCTTGCAGCCATGCTGTTGGCCCTGTCAGCCGGCACCCAGGCCGTCCCCCTGGACACCGGCAGCAGCGAGATCCGCAATTTCATCGACGAGGCAAGCGAGCGTCACGGCCTGGACCCGGCCATGGTCGAGTCGCTGCTCGAGGAAGCCCGCCACAAGCAGGACATCATCGACGCCATTTCACGCCCGGCCGAGGCCATGCCCTGGCGGCGTTATCGGCCCATCTTCCTGGGCGAGGACCGCATCCGCGAAGGTGCCGCGTGGTGGGTTGAACACGAAGCACTGATCAGCCGCGCCGCCGAGGAATACGGTGTTGACGAGGCCATCATCGTGGCCATCATCGGCGTTGAGACACGCTACGGCATGCACCGCGGCCGGCATCGCGTGCTGGACGCCCTGGTCACCCTGGCTTTCGGTTACCCGCCACGGGCCGATTTCTTCCGCCGTGAACTGGAGCAGTTCATGCTGCTGGTGGACGAGGAAGCCATCGACCCGCTGGAAGTGCGCGGCTCCTACGCCGGTGCCATGGGCATCCCCCAGTTCATATCCAGCAGTTACCGCCATTACGCCGTGGACGGTGACGGCGATGGCCGGCGCGACCTGGTGGGCAACGTGGCCGACGCCGTTGCCAGTGTGGGCAACTATTTCAAGGCGCATCGATGGCGGCAGGGCGAGGCGGTGGTCTTTCCCGCCGAAGTGGCCGAACCGGCTCGCGCTGATGCCCTGGCCAATCAGGGCCGACAGCCCTACACCACCGTTGGCGAACTGCGTGCCGCCGGCATCGAGCCCATGGGCGACGTCGCCGACGATGCCGCCGCCACGCTGATGGCACTGGAAGGTGAGGCCGGCACCGAGTACTGGATCGGTCTGCACAACTTCTACGTCATCACCCGGTACAACCACAGCCCGCTCTACGCCCTGGCCGTCTATCAGCTCGCCCAGGCCATTCGGGAGGAGAAGCAGTGA
- a CDS encoding septal ring lytic transglycosylase RlpA family protein: MTRSGYLLPAIAALALAACASAPTPGPTPEPEPAPERAPWDDGDPDYGPDYTPDLSGVTEPEPRDEPRSRWGNPETYEVFGVTYRLMEQGEGHVEEGIASWYGKKFHGRRTSSGEPYDMYAMTAAHKKLPIPIYARVTNLENGRSVVVRINDRGPFAHDRIIDMSYAAAYRLDMVDSGTARVRVETLTRNLDAEDTTAGTGNGAMRVADSGERTAAPDVRAAPRVQSSVNREDWFLQAGAFGDRTNAERMRARLEAEDLASVVIRSSGDEGPHRVWIGPVDSREAAEALRDRLASRGLGPANIVSPDNAR; encoded by the coding sequence GTGACACGTTCGGGCTACCTGCTGCCAGCCATCGCCGCCCTCGCCCTCGCCGCCTGTGCAAGCGCGCCCACCCCGGGACCGACCCCGGAACCCGAGCCTGCCCCGGAACGGGCGCCCTGGGATGATGGTGACCCGGATTACGGCCCCGACTACACACCGGATTTAAGCGGTGTGACCGAGCCCGAGCCAAGGGATGAGCCCCGCAGCCGCTGGGGCAACCCGGAGACCTACGAGGTTTTCGGTGTGACCTATCGCCTGATGGAACAGGGTGAAGGGCATGTGGAAGAAGGTATCGCCTCCTGGTACGGCAAGAAATTCCATGGCCGACGCACATCCAGCGGCGAGCCCTATGACATGTACGCCATGACCGCTGCCCACAAGAAGCTGCCGATTCCCATCTATGCCCGGGTAACCAACCTGGAGAACGGTCGCAGCGTGGTGGTGCGCATCAACGATCGCGGCCCCTTCGCCCATGATCGCATCATCGACATGTCCTATGCGGCGGCCTACCGGCTGGACATGGTGGACTCCGGCACGGCGCGGGTTCGCGTCGAGACGCTGACCCGCAACCTGGACGCCGAGGACACAACGGCTGGTACCGGCAACGGCGCCATGCGCGTTGCCGACAGCGGCGAGCGCACCGCGGCGCCGGATGTGCGCGCGGCACCCCGTGTCCAGTCCTCGGTCAACCGCGAGGACTGGTTCCTCCAGGCGGGAGCTTTTGGTGACCGCACCAACGCCGAGCGCATGCGTGCGCGCCTGGAGGCGGAAGACCTGGCCTCGGTGGTGATTCGCTCCTCCGGGGACGAAGGGCCGCACCGGGTCTGGATCGGCCCGGTGGACTCCCGCGAGGCTGCTGAAGCCCTGC